One window of Campylobacter sp. RM12651 genomic DNA carries:
- a CDS encoding 5'-methylthioadenosine/S-adenosylhomocysteine nucleosidase → MRKLLILLIPSFIFARILIQGAMPIEIDTLVNAMSDKKVVKIGSYIFYEGKIKGKDIVVSRTLIGLVNASAATTLGITYFKPDIIINQGTAGAIVEGLKLGDIVVGDRIYNANSYKTPKSLYTINPLAKEPMIAPLTLLDTNNEDLKNEYFTSDETLVNKFISLAPKGVLKVNIASADAFNKEILMLHLWNKTYNASVEEMESVAAAQVAKAFNVPFLAVRIVSDNLIEDIDYTPSIAIKLQELLIKIIDKF, encoded by the coding sequence ATGAGAAAACTACTAATATTATTAATTCCTAGCTTTATTTTTGCTAGGATTTTAATTCAAGGTGCAATGCCTATTGAGATTGATACTTTAGTAAATGCTATGAGTGATAAAAAGGTAGTTAAAATAGGTAGCTATATATTTTATGAAGGCAAAATTAAAGGAAAAGATATTGTAGTATCAAGGACTTTAATAGGTCTTGTAAATGCTTCAGCAGCCACAACTTTAGGCATAACTTATTTTAAGCCTGATATTATTATAAATCAAGGCACAGCAGGTGCTATTGTAGAAGGTCTTAAATTAGGAGATATAGTTGTAGGAGATAGAATTTATAATGCAAATTCTTATAAAACTCCTAAGAGTTTATACACTATCAATCCTTTAGCAAAAGAGCCAATGATAGCTCCACTAACTTTGCTAGATACAAATAATGAAGATTTAAAAAATGAGTATTTTACAAGTGATGAAACTTTAGTAAATAAATTTATAAGCCTAGCTCCTAAAGGAGTTTTAAAGGTAAATATAGCTAGTGCTGATGCTTTTAATAAAGAAATCTTAATGCTTCATCTTTGGAATAAAACCTATAATGCAAGCGTTGAAGAGATGGAAAGTGTAGCTGCTGCTCAAGTTGCTAAAGCTTTTAATGTGCCGTTTTTAGCTGTTAGGATTGTATCTGATAATTTGATTGAAGATATTGATTATACTCCTAGTATTGCTATTAAATTACAAGAATTATTAATAAAGATTATTGATAAGTTTTGA
- a CDS encoding methyl-accepting chemotaxis protein: MLGKNLSLKAQLFIGFASILAFILIIFFSGYIKINSVNNDLNEISDVNAVKQRYAVDFRGSVHDRAIAIRDVVLLSDKNEINNAISLIDKLENNYNVAANNMAKIFANANLVDDKDRLILEKIKGVEAKTLPLIKEIIQYKNNNDTNKAHEILLSQARDSFVTWLNVINEFIDYQEAKNQALTKQARGTISSFLSSSIAISIVAFLVAIFLALYITRLIISSLGGEVKDAVKAVISISHGNLDTKIDTKYKDSMLYALKEMENKLKDIVGEVIHSSKELENSAKEVTNASNNASKLSNEQQNKSRESLENINNARIAMQDVLNIANQTKENSQKTVELSNNGINSMRTTIKEIEKITETVHYSSEQIKMLDKHSTEISNSAELIKEITEQTNLLALNAAIEAARAGEHGRGFAVVADEIRKLAEKTDTATNEISNMISIIQSETQATVDAIQTAVPQVESGMRLANEANLILEQISHQANDSLLKANEVSNAANAQVEKLQSLNNDMISITKSSENTNKSMQENTHAANSLKEIANTLTQHIKYFKI, encoded by the coding sequence ATGTTAGGGAAAAATCTTTCTTTAAAAGCACAATTATTTATTGGTTTTGCTAGTATTCTTGCATTTATTTTAATCATATTTTTTAGCGGATATATTAAAATTAATAGCGTAAATAATGATTTAAACGAAATTAGCGATGTAAATGCTGTCAAACAAAGGTATGCAGTTGATTTTAGAGGTAGTGTGCATGATAGAGCAATAGCTATTAGAGATGTTGTTTTATTAAGTGATAAAAACGAGATAAATAATGCTATATCTTTAATTGATAAATTAGAAAACAATTACAATGTAGCAGCTAATAATATGGCAAAAATATTTGCAAATGCTAATTTGGTAGATGATAAAGATAGATTGATTTTAGAAAAAATTAAAGGCGTAGAAGCAAAAACTCTTCCTTTAATAAAAGAAATAATTCAATATAAAAACAATAATGATACAAACAAAGCTCACGAAATATTATTATCTCAAGCAAGAGATAGTTTTGTTACTTGGCTAAATGTTATTAATGAATTTATTGACTATCAAGAAGCAAAAAATCAAGCATTAACAAAACAAGCAAGAGGGACAATTAGCAGCTTTTTAAGTAGTAGTATAGCAATTAGCATAGTTGCATTTTTAGTAGCGATTTTCTTAGCACTTTATATAACAAGATTGATTATTAGCTCACTTGGTGGTGAAGTAAAAGACGCAGTTAAAGCAGTAATTAGCATATCACATGGGAATTTAGATACTAAAATTGATACTAAGTATAAAGATAGTATGCTATATGCTTTAAAAGAAATGGAAAATAAATTAAAAGATATTGTAGGAGAAGTAATTCATTCTTCAAAAGAATTAGAAAATAGTGCAAAAGAAGTAACAAATGCTTCAAATAATGCTAGTAAATTATCAAACGAACAACAAAACAAATCAAGAGAATCTTTAGAAAATATAAACAATGCTAGAATAGCTATGCAAGATGTATTAAATATAGCAAATCAAACGAAAGAAAATTCTCAAAAAACGGTTGAATTATCAAATAATGGAATTAATTCTATGAGAACTACAATTAAAGAAATAGAAAAAATCACAGAAACCGTGCATTATTCTTCAGAGCAAATCAAAATGCTAGATAAACACTCAACCGAAATTAGCAATAGTGCAGAATTAATTAAAGAAATCACAGAGCAAACAAATCTTCTTGCATTAAATGCTGCAATTGAAGCAGCTCGTGCAGGAGAGCATGGGCGTGGATTTGCAGTTGTAGCTGATGAGATTAGAAAATTAGCAGAAAAAACTGACACAGCAACAAATGAAATATCAAATATGATTTCAATAATACAAAGCGAAACTCAAGCAACGGTTGATGCTATTCAAACAGCAGTTCCACAAGTAGAAAGCGGAATGAGACTAGCTAATGAAGCTAATTTGATTTTAGAGCAAATCAGCCATCAAGCAAATGATTCATTATTAAAAGCTAATGAAGTAAGTAACGCTGCTAACGCACAAGTAGAAAAACTTCAAAGCCTAAATAACGATATGATAAGTATCACAAAAAGCTCTGAAAATACCAATAAATCTATGCAAGAAAACACACACGCAGCAAATAGCTTAAAAGAAATTGCAAATACCTTAACACAACATATAAAATATTTTAAAATATAA
- a CDS encoding GMP reductase — protein MLNNLLVFDYEDVQLIPAKCIINSRSECDTSVRLGNRTFKLPVVPANMQTIIDEELAISFARSDYFYIMHRFEPEKRLDFVKKMQELGLFASISVGITQKEYEFIDELKANELYPEYITIDIAHGHSDNVIKMIKYIKSTLKTSFVIAGNVGTPEAVRDLENAGADATKVGIGPGKVCITKLKTGFGTGGWQLAALRWCAKSAKKPIIADGGIRNHGDIAKSIRFGATFVMIGSLFSGHEQSPGKTIEIDGKKMKEYYGSASEFQKGERKNVEGKKMYVPFRGNIFDTLNEMREDLQSSISYAGGKELRDIRKVDYVVVKNSIFNGDTI, from the coding sequence ATGTTAAATAATTTATTAGTATTTGATTATGAAGACGTGCAATTAATCCCTGCAAAATGTATAATCAATTCAAGAAGCGAATGCGATACTAGCGTAAGGCTTGGTAATAGAACTTTTAAACTACCTGTAGTTCCTGCAAATATGCAAACAATCATTGATGAAGAATTAGCGATTTCATTTGCTAGAAGTGATTATTTTTACATTATGCATAGATTTGAGCCTGAAAAAAGATTAGACTTTGTAAAAAAAATGCAAGAATTAGGGCTTTTTGCGTCAATTTCTGTTGGCATTACTCAAAAAGAATACGAATTTATTGATGAATTAAAAGCAAATGAGCTATATCCTGAATATATTACAATTGATATTGCTCACGGACATAGTGACAATGTAATTAAGATGATTAAATACATTAAAAGCACATTAAAAACTAGCTTTGTAATAGCAGGAAATGTCGGAACTCCTGAAGCTGTTCGGGATTTAGAAAATGCTGGAGCTGATGCAACTAAGGTTGGTATTGGACCTGGTAAGGTATGTATTACTAAGCTTAAAACCGGTTTTGGAACTGGTGGTTGGCAGCTTGCAGCGCTTCGCTGGTGTGCTAAAAGTGCTAAAAAGCCAATAATTGCAGATGGTGGTATTAGAAATCACGGAGATATAGCAAAATCAATTCGTTTTGGAGCTACTTTTGTAATGATAGGCTCATTATTTAGCGGACACGAGCAAAGTCCTGGAAAAACCATAGAAATTGATGGCAAAAAAATGAAAGAATATTATGGCTCAGCAAGTGAATTTCAAAAAGGTGAGCGTAAAAATGTAGAAGGTAAAAAAATGTATGTTCCATTTAGGGGAAATATTTTTGATACCTTAAATGAAATGAGAGAAGATTTGCAAAGCTCAATTTCTTATGCAGGTGGAAAAGAACTTCGTGATATTAGAAAAGTTGATTATGTAGTGGTTAAAAACTCAATCTTTAACGGAGATACTATCTAA
- a CDS encoding RidA family protein — MNYPKAIGPYSVCGKSDDLVFVSGQLPIDPSTGEFVKGDIKELTRQSLRNIKAILNEQGLDMNNVIKTMVLLADINDFAAVNEAYAEFFKEPFPARSAFAVAALPKASRIEIEAIAKK; from the coding sequence ATGAATTATCCAAAGGCTATTGGACCTTATAGTGTGTGTGGTAAATCAGATGATTTAGTATTTGTTAGTGGTCAGCTACCAATTGACCCTAGTACAGGCGAGTTTGTAAAAGGCGATATTAAAGAGCTTACAAGACAAAGTTTAAGAAATATAAAAGCTATCTTAAACGAGCAAGGTTTAGATATGAATAATGTTATAAAAACAATGGTTTTATTAGCTGATATAAATGATTTTGCAGCAGTTAATGAAGCTTATGCTGAGTTTTTTAAAGAGCCTTTCCCTGCTAGAAGTGCATTTGCAGTAGCAGCATTACCAAAAGCATCAAGAATAGAAATAGAAGCGATAGCTAAAAAATAA
- the dcuC gene encoding C4-dicarboxylate transporter DcuC — protein MFSILFSLVAIAILVFMLAKKINAHMALLLSGLFLLLVATMHDSNAIFTSKVLDAKGDLNFWFFNLFEVFNKNLSSTLSGLGLTLMCIAGFSAYMEHVGASYALFKVFEKPLSMVKSPYMLLIVSYFVTQFLVIFIPSHAGLGLLLMVTMYPILVRTGVSKLSALTVIGTCQYIDHGPGSGNVILAAKTAGVDPATYFVQYQLPTTIPIILAVAIAIYFTSKYFDKKDNFVFNKDEIEKELSENGENKTKYPPKIYAILPIIPLILILGFSKVVGSSIKMNVPVAMMISTFAAIIFEMIRYKSVIETLNSIMVFFKGMGHLFVITVSLIVCGQVFAAGLLSIGFVDTLINFAKDAGFGVLAIIIFVSILLSLSAFLMGSGNAAFFSFAPLIPNIAKSFNVETIMMIAPIQIMTGFGRCVSPIAPAILAVAGIAKVSPFAVVKRTAIPMIVAVIVNIICTCIYI, from the coding sequence ATGTTTAGCATTTTGTTTTCACTAGTAGCAATTGCCATATTAGTTTTTATGCTTGCAAAAAAGATAAATGCTCATATGGCGTTGTTGCTTAGTGGTTTGTTTTTATTATTAGTTGCGACTATGCACGATAGTAATGCTATTTTTACTAGCAAAGTCTTAGACGCTAAAGGGGATTTAAATTTTTGGTTTTTTAATCTTTTTGAAGTTTTTAATAAAAACCTTTCTTCTACACTTAGTGGTCTTGGGCTTACTCTTATGTGTATAGCAGGTTTTAGTGCGTATATGGAGCATGTTGGGGCTAGTTATGCTTTATTTAAGGTTTTTGAAAAGCCACTTAGTATGGTAAAATCTCCTTATATGCTTTTAATAGTTTCTTATTTTGTTACACAATTTTTGGTAATTTTTATACCATCTCACGCTGGACTTGGACTTTTACTTATGGTTACTATGTATCCTATTTTGGTTAGGACTGGTGTTTCAAAATTATCAGCATTAACAGTTATTGGGACTTGTCAATATATTGACCATGGTCCTGGAAGTGGTAATGTTATATTAGCTGCTAAAACAGCAGGAGTTGATCCAGCTACTTATTTTGTTCAGTATCAATTACCAACTACTATACCTATCATATTAGCTGTTGCGATTGCTATTTATTTTACATCTAAATATTTTGATAAAAAAGATAATTTTGTGTTTAATAAAGATGAAATTGAAAAAGAACTTAGTGAAAATGGCGAAAATAAAACAAAATATCCGCCAAAAATTTATGCGATATTGCCAATAATTCCACTAATTTTAATATTAGGATTTTCAAAAGTTGTTGGAAGTAGCATAAAAATGAATGTTCCTGTAGCTATGATGATTTCTACATTTGCAGCAATTATTTTTGAAATGATTAGATATAAAAGCGTAATTGAAACTTTAAATTCTATTATGGTATTTTTTAAAGGTATGGGACATTTATTTGTAATAACCGTAAGCCTTATTGTATGCGGTCAAGTATTTGCTGCTGGGCTTTTATCAATAGGTTTTGTGGATACTTTAATTAATTTTGCAAAAGACGCTGGATTTGGTGTATTAGCAATAATTATATTTGTATCAATTTTACTTTCTTTATCAGCATTTTTGATGGGTTCAGGAAATGCAGCATTTTTTAGTTTTGCACCATTAATTCCAAATATTGCAAAATCTTTTAATGTTGAAACAATTATGATGATAGCACCTATTCAAATAATGACAGGATTTGGAAGATGCGTAAGTCCAATTGCACCTGCTATTTTAGCAGTAGCAGGAATTGCTAAAGTTAGCCCATTTGCGGTTGTAAAAAGAACAGCAATACCTATGATAGTAGCTGTTATTGTAAATATTATTTGCACTTGTATTTATATTTAA
- the purB gene encoding adenylosuccinate lyase, whose protein sequence is MTGISVFDMRLLGDSWSTKAMRDIFCEENRIQKWLDVEAALAKAQAKLGIIPEAAATEIAKKSFYKYMDMDFIFNEYKKTKHPLVPTVRGLEKACENGYGEFVHFGVTTQDIMDTGFVLQFKEALKLIKDDLKIIAKSLKRLAVEHKNTAMMGRTLALQALPITFGHKVAIWLDELNRHYERILECEERLYVGLIVGAVGTKASLSDKHNEVEKLTIKSLGLKVPYISWQPARDRFIELGYVLANINATFNKIAHQILILSHNEVNEVAEPFGKGQVGSSTMPHKRNPAISENAVTVSNTLKANIAILSDIERHEHERDGQVWKMEWKLLPEIFLMLSCVLDNMKTALGGLEVKKDSMLNNLNTLKGFVLAERVMFALSEHFGKQHAHEIVYENAMIGIENNKTFKEVLLADSRVREVLDEKSIDALLDATTYVGYAPKLVDEFLEKIKNAEILKD, encoded by the coding sequence ATGACAGGTATTAGTGTATTTGATATGAGATTATTAGGTGATTCTTGGAGCACAAAAGCTATGCGTGATATTTTTTGTGAAGAAAATAGAATTCAAAAATGGCTTGATGTTGAAGCTGCACTTGCAAAAGCTCAAGCAAAGCTTGGCATTATCCCAGAAGCTGCAGCTACAGAAATAGCTAAAAAATCATTTTATAAATATATGGATATGGATTTTATATTTAATGAATATAAAAAGACAAAACATCCATTAGTTCCAACCGTTAGGGGCTTAGAAAAAGCTTGCGAGAATGGATATGGAGAATTTGTTCATTTTGGGGTAACTACTCAAGATATTATGGATACTGGGTTTGTTTTACAATTTAAAGAAGCTTTAAAGCTTATAAAAGATGATTTAAAAATCATAGCAAAATCTTTAAAAAGACTAGCAGTAGAGCATAAAAATACAGCTATGATGGGAAGAACTTTAGCGCTTCAAGCTCTTCCTATTACTTTTGGACATAAAGTTGCTATTTGGCTTGATGAGCTTAATAGACATTATGAAAGAATACTTGAATGCGAAGAAAGACTTTATGTAGGTCTTATAGTTGGTGCGGTTGGCACTAAAGCTAGTTTAAGTGATAAACATAATGAAGTTGAAAAACTAACAATAAAGAGTTTAGGATTAAAAGTTCCTTATATTTCTTGGCAACCAGCAAGAGATAGATTTATTGAGCTTGGATATGTATTAGCTAATATAAATGCTACATTTAATAAAATAGCTCATCAGATTTTGATTTTATCTCATAATGAAGTAAATGAAGTGGCTGAACCATTTGGCAAAGGTCAAGTAGGAAGCTCTACAATGCCACATAAAAGAAATCCAGCAATAAGCGAAAATGCTGTAACGGTTAGCAATACTTTAAAAGCAAATATTGCAATTTTAAGCGATATTGAAAGACACGAGCATGAAAGAGATGGTCAGGTTTGGAAAATGGAATGGAAATTACTTCCTGAAATCTTTTTAATGCTTTCTTGTGTTCTTGATAATATGAAAACAGCTTTAGGCGGATTAGAAGTTAAAAAAGATTCAATGTTAAACAACCTTAATACTTTAAAAGGTTTTGTTTTAGCCGAAAGGGTTATGTTTGCATTAAGTGAGCATTTTGGAAAACAACACGCTCATGAGATTGTATATGAAAATGCTATGATTGGAATTGAAAATAATAAAACATTCAAAGAAGTTTTATTAGCAGATAGTAGAGTAAGAGAAGTTTTAGATGAAAAATCAATAGATGCTTTACTTGATGCTACTACTTATGTTGGATATGCACCAAAATTAGTTGATGAGTTTTTAGAAAAAATTAAAAACGCAGAGATTTTAAAGGATTAA
- a CDS encoding MmgE/PrpD family protein → MLYSEKLAEFVVNKSYEDIPADVKTRAKELMLDTIGVALAGSKNDAILKTIKAFKEENANTSIWGSEFKATPLNAAMINAMSSHILDFDDTLTEAILHASAILTPLCLSYGFSKTNDGKKILKAFIMGWEVAGRIGVASNGTFHKNGFHTSAIAGVFGASAAACVINDLNVSQTINALGFAASFAGGINEFLSNGSNSKILHIASAVLNGIRACEYAKAGLFAPVSIFEGRDNIFRAFGIEDECDKTRLDKNLGKDYMVKEVSIKPYPSCHFAHGLVDCAKELRNDGLKPDDIKEILCYVDSVPISFICDPIDKKHNPKTDYEAKFSFAYLISYMFIDGKVNLNSYNELNREEIVNFAKKIKYEKYISGGFPKYFCGKFKATLNNGSTIIKEVKINKGNPDNALSLDELLEKFNANVNDKNLSEKIKKQVLDLENIKSFE, encoded by the coding sequence ATGCTTTATAGTGAAAAATTAGCTGAATTTGTAGTAAATAAAAGTTATGAAGATATACCAGCTGATGTAAAAACTAGAGCAAAAGAATTGATGTTAGATACCATTGGAGTTGCTCTTGCGGGTAGCAAAAATGATGCTATTTTAAAAACCATTAAGGCATTTAAAGAAGAGAATGCTAATACAAGCATTTGGGGTAGTGAATTTAAGGCTACCCCACTTAATGCTGCTATGATAAATGCTATGAGTTCTCATATACTTGATTTTGATGATACTCTAACAGAAGCTATACTTCACGCAAGTGCTATTTTAACCCCGCTTTGTCTTAGTTATGGATTTTCTAAAACAAACGATGGTAAAAAAATATTAAAAGCTTTTATTATGGGTTGGGAAGTTGCAGGAAGAATTGGGGTTGCTAGTAATGGGACATTTCATAAAAATGGTTTTCATACAAGTGCTATAGCTGGAGTTTTTGGAGCAAGTGCTGCAGCTTGCGTTATAAATGATTTAAATGTTTCGCAAACAATCAATGCTTTAGGTTTTGCTGCTAGTTTTGCAGGTGGGATAAATGAGTTTTTAAGTAATGGAAGCAATTCTAAAATACTTCATATAGCAAGTGCGGTTTTAAATGGAATTAGAGCTTGTGAATATGCAAAAGCTGGTCTTTTTGCTCCTGTTAGTATTTTTGAAGGTCGTGATAATATCTTTAGAGCATTTGGTATAGAAGATGAATGCGATAAGACAAGGCTTGATAAAAATTTAGGAAAAGATTATATGGTAAAAGAAGTATCAATTAAGCCATATCCAAGTTGTCATTTCGCACACGGGCTTGTTGATTGTGCTAAAGAACTTAGAAATGATGGTTTAAAGCCTGATGATATAAAGGAGATTTTATGCTATGTAGATAGCGTTCCTATTTCTTTTATATGCGACCCTATAGATAAAAAACACAATCCAAAAACAGATTATGAAGCAAAATTTTCATTTGCGTATTTAATAAGTTATATGTTTATAGATGGCAAAGTGAATTTAAATTCTTATAATGAATTAAATCGTGAAGAGATTGTTAATTTTGCTAAAAAAATTAAATATGAAAAATATATTTCAGGTGGATTTCCAAAGTATTTTTGTGGCAAATTTAAAGCAACGCTTAATAATGGAAGCACTATTATTAAAGAAGTGAAAATTAATAAAGGTAATCCAGATAATGCTTTAAGTTTAGATGAATTACTTGAGAAATTTAATGCAAATGTAAATGACAAAAATCTTTCAGAAAAAATTAAAAAACAAGTCTTAGATTTAGAAAACATAAAAAGTTTTGAATAA
- a CDS encoding ATP-binding protein, which produces MFVNREKHLKTLNDEFNKIGFTFTILYGRRRVGKTRLIKEYIKDKKAFYFLSSLENINITINRMKDELANFYNDDLLKQIQINDIKTLFLYVANKIDEKIVIVIDEFQYLAKLDNSIPSQFQYICDEIFKNKNIHLILCGSIISMMYEYTLSYNSPLYGRRTSAIKLEALEFKYLKDFFPNKTKNELIEIYSVFYSIPKYLELINDKGDIYENIKANILNPNSYLYNEASFVLQNEINEPITYFSILKIIASGEHKIGNIASKLGKSPNNITSFIDKLIELDIIYKIIPITEQNPEKSKKSLYFIKDNFLRFYFAYIFPYKSQLELDNTDYVINIIKTSFMEFISRVYEDLAINYLLNAHKDLLKCGRWWDKNTEIDAVGVAKDYLIVAECKYKNKAVGTNVLEDLKAKATKIDSNLPIKKYILFSKSGFTNDLKALASDEIQLIELL; this is translated from the coding sequence ATGTTTGTTAATAGAGAAAAACATTTAAAAACTTTAAACGATGAATTTAATAAAATCGGTTTTACTTTCACTATTCTTTATGGTAGGCGTAGGGTTGGAAAAACTAGACTTATTAAAGAATATATAAAAGATAAAAAAGCTTTTTATTTTTTATCAAGCCTTGAAAATATTAACATTACAATTAATAGAATGAAAGATGAATTAGCTAATTTTTATAATGATGATTTATTAAAACAAATTCAAATAAATGATATTAAAACTTTATTTTTATATGTAGCAAATAAAATAGATGAAAAAATAGTAATAGTAATTGATGAGTTTCAATATCTTGCAAAGCTTGATAATTCTATTCCATCGCAATTTCAGTATATTTGTGATGAGATATTTAAGAATAAAAATATTCATTTGATTTTATGTGGCTCAATTATTTCTATGATGTATGAATATACATTATCATACAATTCTCCTTTATATGGTAGAAGAACTAGTGCTATTAAGCTTGAAGCACTTGAGTTTAAGTATTTAAAAGATTTTTTTCCTAATAAAACTAAAAATGAGCTTATAGAAATATATAGTGTGTTTTATAGTATCCCAAAATATCTTGAGCTTATAAATGATAAAGGGGATATTTATGAAAATATTAAAGCAAATATTTTAAATCCAAATTCATATTTATATAATGAAGCTAGTTTCGTATTGCAAAATGAAATCAATGAACCTATAACTTATTTTTCAATTTTAAAAATTATTGCTAGTGGAGAACATAAGATTGGAAATATTGCTAGTAAATTAGGTAAAAGTCCAAATAATATAACATCTTTTATAGATAAATTAATTGAGCTTGATATTATTTATAAAATTATTCCTATAACCGAACAAAATCCAGAAAAATCAAAAAAAAGTTTATATTTTATAAAAGATAATTTTTTAAGATTTTATTTTGCATATATATTTCCTTATAAATCTCAACTTGAACTTGATAATACAGATTATGTAATTAATATAATTAAGACAAGTTTTATGGAATTTATAAGTAGGGTGTATGAAGATTTAGCGATTAATTATCTTTTAAACGCACATAAAGACCTTTTAAAATGTGGTAGATGGTGGGATAAAAATACAGAAATTGATGCGGTTGGGGTCGCTAAAGATTATTTAATAGTTGCTGAATGTAAATATAAAAATAAAGCAGTAGGAACTAATGTTTTAGAAGATTTAAAAGCAAAAGCTACTAAAATAGATAGTAATTTACCTATTAAAAAATATATTTTATTTAGCAAAAGCGGTTTTACAAATGATTTAAAAGCACTTGCTAGTGATGAAATACAATTAATTGAATTATTATAA
- a CDS encoding nitrilase-related carbon-nitrogen hydrolase — translation MNKLKIALAQIKTDRNYKINLEKIIDFMQKAKSFGTELVVFPETSQAFVPSNEGINFNTIAQNIDEEFATSIINKSKELNIAVVFGFYEKDNEKTKNSVIFADCGKIIHKYSKTHLYDAFSYDESKDINASNEKIKAFDTKWGKMGIMVCYELRFPEIARTLALDGARLVLVPTAWVDGKYKDEHFMLLTKTRALENTIYLCASNQTGNIYTGRSCLINPLGLEEIKLGVDEGIQIFEIDFNKIDEVRKALPCISQRKPNLYSL, via the coding sequence ATGAATAAATTAAAAATTGCTTTAGCTCAAATAAAAACTGATAGAAATTATAAAATTAACCTTGAAAAAATTATTGATTTTATGCAAAAGGCAAAGTCTTTTGGTACTGAGCTTGTGGTGTTTCCAGAAACTTCACAGGCTTTTGTGCCTAGTAATGAAGGGATTAATTTTAATACCATTGCTCAAAATATTGATGAAGAATTTGCAACAAGCATTATTAATAAAAGTAAAGAGTTAAATATCGCAGTTGTTTTTGGTTTTTATGAAAAAGATAATGAAAAAACTAAAAATAGTGTAATTTTTGCTGATTGTGGCAAAATAATCCATAAATATTCAAAAACTCACCTTTACGATGCTTTTAGCTATGATGAAAGTAAAGATATAAATGCTAGTAATGAAAAAATAAAAGCCTTTGATACAAAATGGGGTAAAATGGGGATAATGGTGTGTTATGAGCTTCGTTTCCCTGAAATTGCTAGAACTTTAGCACTTGATGGTGCAAGGCTTGTATTAGTTCCTACTGCTTGGGTAGATGGCAAATATAAAGATGAACATTTTATGCTACTTACTAAAACAAGAGCTTTAGAAAACACAATATATTTATGTGCTAGTAATCAAACAGGTAATATCTACACAGGTCGCTCGTGCCTAATAAATCCACTTGGACTTGAAGAAATAAAACTTGGCGTTGATGAAGGTATTCAAATATTTGAAATTGATTTTAATAAAATTGATGAAGTTAGAAAAGCCTTGCCTTGTATATCTCAAAGAAAGCCTAATTTATATAGCCTATAA
- a CDS encoding RraA family protein has translation MFILNKRVSKVSDEILNLYKEVCPSTIGHMQDCGFIRNLKPLHSGKKLVGTAITVRIPHLDSTAVHKVFDIVNEGDIVVIDTNKDYERAPFGELVCYMAKHKKVGGVIIDGCVTDLNAIKNLGVNVWYRNVSALTTRIKGIEGSINVPIAIDNVVINPGDLIVADDDGILVLNPDIDNVEELGKRAINVQIGEIETKAKIDKGIPLSEILGANKYFEGL, from the coding sequence ATGTTTATTTTAAACAAAAGAGTTAGTAAAGTTTCAGATGAAATTCTTAATCTTTATAAAGAGGTTTGCCCTTCAACTATAGGACATATGCAAGATTGTGGTTTTATTAGAAATTTAAAGCCACTTCATAGTGGAAAAAAATTAGTAGGAACTGCTATAACCGTTAGAATACCACACCTTGATTCTACTGCTGTTCATAAAGTATTTGATATTGTAAATGAAGGTGATATTGTAGTAATTGATACCAATAAAGATTATGAAAGAGCACCTTTTGGAGAATTAGTTTGCTATATGGCAAAACACAAAAAAGTTGGTGGAGTAATCATTGATGGTTGTGTAACTGATTTGAATGCTATTAAAAATCTTGGCGTTAATGTTTGGTATAGAAATGTTAGTGCTTTAACAACTAGAATTAAAGGAATTGAAGGCTCAATTAATGTTCCTATTGCTATTGATAATGTTGTTATAAATCCAGGAGATTTGATAGTAGCTGATGATGATGGAATACTGGTTTTAAATCCAGATATTGATAATGTTGAAGAACTTGGCAAAAGAGCAATAAATGTTCAAATCGGAGAAATTGAAACAAAAGCAAAAATAGATAAAGGCATTCCACTTAGCGAAATTTTAGGTGCAAATAAATATTTTGAGGGTTTATGA